In a single window of the Portunus trituberculatus isolate SZX2019 chromosome 9, ASM1759143v1, whole genome shotgun sequence genome:
- the LOC123501292 gene encoding cuticle protein 19-like has translation MNTKVFLLLAMAALAAADFSYGRPDSHSFESYESDESSEAKYAFQWAVRDDSTGNDFDHQEARDGDDTQGVYTVHLPDGRRQTVTYVVDGDDGYVADVKYDGEARFPDSYSRESFESRSFESREYRPPRPAYFYGSNESK, from the exons ATGAAtaccaag gtcttcctccttctggccATGGCCGCCCTCGCCGCTGCTGACTTCAGCTACGGCAGGCCCGAC AGTCACTCCTTCGAGTCCTATGAGTCTGATGAGTCCAGCGAGGCCAAGTACGCCTTCCAGTGGGCTGTCAGGGACGACTCCACCGGCAACGACTTCGACCACCAGGAGGCCCGTGACGGCGACGACACCCAGGGCGTGTACACTGTGCACCTCCCTGACGGCCGCCGCCAGACCGTCACTTACGTCGTGGACGGTGACGACGGCTACGTGGCCGACGTCAAGTACGACGGCGAGGCTCGCTTCCCCGACTCCTACTCCCGCGAGTCCTTCGAGTCCCGCTCCTTCGAGTCCCGCGAATACCGCCCACCCAGGCCCGCCTACTTCTATGGCTCCAACGAGTccaagtaa